In Fusarium oxysporum Fo47 chromosome IX, complete sequence, the following proteins share a genomic window:
- a CDS encoding uncharacterized protein (expressed protein), whose protein sequence is MDFSNGVLSMCLLTFSTTVCVLGLILGVVFVLIHRQREEQLLDDIYHTVCSAIEASDDAENCNCVNGEQRQGPRNYRVPNYSSIGSYKKRATAAQPATAAATRTTTSPTEAPINAWW, encoded by the coding sequence ATGGATTTCAGCAATGGAGTTCTCTCTATGTGCCTTTTGACCTTCAGCACGACCGTGTGTGTCCTTGGTCTCATTCTAGGCGTtgtcttcgtcctcatccaCCGACAAAGGGAGGAGCAGCTTCTAGACGATATTTACCATACCGTATGTTCCGCCATTGAAGCATCAGATGACGCTGAGAACTGTAACTGCGTGAATGGCGAGCAAAGACAAGGACCAAGAAATTATCGGGTTCCAAACTATTCTTCGATCGGCTCGTATAAGAAAAGAGCAACAGCAGCGCAACCCgccacagcagcagcaacaagaacaacaacatcaccaacggAGGCGCCTATCAACGCATGGTGGTAA
- a CDS encoding kinetochore complex Sim4 subunit Fta1-domain-containing protein: MARLSAQGVASAEVQQSPTQSLNTTSETTNDEAVPPFFNTTFSTHRVSPMHIGKSRLTSQRLQVIASRLRDTLVGDVVRGIQLSLEAADTSFGQVGALKGVRIEWFHASTFLGEDAADFDLEAPRGDQSDLPDDQKQGLWISIEHENAAYAAILLPGLSDSSESRQTGDKSRFLYLPLLLMRMPQQLKTVVANWLAASFDCRVSRITMGTKTILGVWESWIVNEGLNDRGIDFTITLAFNVSLQTSEDPTAIDKAQTQEETKPNPGLRSVDITISAQDLRRFVRASEKSHIPVDASWQGDARERRRLAGGNTDDGWAWRTKGPSEASPFTEALGLYLHHHLALDLFHPGVHVTQISCAGFVLGQSRLKIIIPGEISQSLSRAAWSFMAQLGQRVQGEQLPQVFANQPGV, from the coding sequence ATGGCGCGCCTGAGTGCTCAAGGCGTTGCGTCTGCAGAGGTTCAGCAATCTCCGACGCAGTCGCTCAATACCACCTCTGAAACCACCAACGATGAAGCGGTTCCGCCCTTCTTCAACACGACTTTCTCAACTCATCGTGTTTCCCCCATGCACATTGGGAAATCACGTCTCACCAGTCAACGGCTCCAAGTTATCGCCAGCCGCCTTCGTGATACCCTTGTCGGTGATGTAGTTCGTGGCATTCAACTCAGTTTGGAGGCAGCAGATACATCTTTCGGCCAAGTTGGTGCTCTCAAGGGTGTCCGAATCGAATGGTTTCATGCCAGTACGTTTTTGGGTGAGGACGCTGCTGATTTCGACCTCGAAGCTCCACGCGGCGATCAGAGTGACCTTCCAGACGACCAGAAACAAGGGCTCTGGATAAGCATAGAGCATGAGAATGCTGCTTATGCTGCGATTCTTCTACCTGGACTATCAGACTCTTCAGAGTCGCGGCAAACCGGTGATAAAAGCAGGTTCCTCTATCTGCCATTATTGTTAATGCGCATGCCTCAGCAACTCAAGACCGTTGTGGCAAATTGGCTCGCTGCTTCTTTCGACTGTCGCGTCAGTCGGATAACGATGGGAACCAAGACTATTCTCGGAGTATGGGAAAGCTGGATCGTAAACGAAGGGCTCAACGACCGAGGTATTGACTTTACCATAACACTTGCATTCAACGTGTCGCTTCAGACCAGCGAGGACCCAACAGCTATCGACAAAGCCCAAACTCAAGAGGAAACCAAGCCTAACCCCGGGCTTCGATCTGTTGATATCACCATATCTGCACAAGACCTTCGCCGATTTGTGCGCGCTAGTGAGAAGAGTCATATCCCGGTTGATGCTTCTTGGCAAGGAGACGCCCGTGAACGCCGTAGACTTGCTGGTGGGAACACAGACGATGGCTGGGCTTGGCGTACAAAGGGTCCTTCTGAAGCATCCCCCTTCACCGAAGCCTTGGGGCTCTATCTACATCACCATCTTGCACTGGATCTTTTTCATCCCGGCGTACATGTTACCCAGATCTCCTGCGCTGGGTTCGTGCTCGGCCAGAGTCGCCTAAAGATCATAATACCTGGTGAGATCAGCCAGAGCCTCTCCCGCGCTGCGTGGTCCTTTATGGCGCAACTTGGACAAAGGGTTCAGGGCGAGCAGCTGCCGCAGGTATTTGCCAATCAACCTGGAGTTTGA
- a CDS encoding amidase signature domain-containing protein: MSPSKTHHIEPWKLTAFEALGKIQADEMSVQEYAESLLERIKARDEGVKAWAYLDEKRVVQEARLLDEIPKKNRGPLHGLPIAVKDVIYTKDMPTQFNSPLYDGHFPETDAASVRILRHAGALIFGMLGKTTTTEFAAIHVGPKTHNPHDPLRTPGGSSSGSGAAVADFQAPMALGTQTGGSMIRPASFNGIYGFKPTWNSVSREGQKIYALMYDTLGWYGRCVEDLVLLADVFALQDDEDEDRSFQGIVGARFAICKTSIWPMAGPGTQDALARAADLLRSHGAEVHELELPSAFDDVPEWYRIGLHTEGRTSFLPEYRVGKDQIGQVLIEHVENSDNFTRKTQLMASDKLAAMRPVFDFIASQYAAIITPSVPDEAPVGLESTGSHVFCAMWSGLHVPVLNVPGFKGDHGMPIGLSLVAPRYRDRHLLEVGKAVGEIFEAEGGWETKIE; encoded by the exons ATGTCTCCTTCCAAAACTCATCATATCGAGCCATGGAAACTCACGGCTTTTGAAGCTCTTGGGAAGATCCAGGCTGATGAGATGTCAGTCCAAGAGTATGCCGAGTCTTTACTTGAAAGGATCAAGGCACGCGATGAAGGCGTCAAAGCTTGGGCATAcctggatgagaagagggtCGTGCAGGAAGCAAGACTTCTAGATGAGATCCCTAAGAAAAATAGAGGACCTCTTCATGGACTCCCAATCGCTGTGAAGGATGTCATTTACACAAAGG ACATGCCTACTCAGTTCAACTCGCCACTATATGATGGCCATTTCCCTGAGACAGATGCTGCTTCCGTACGAATCCTTCGTCATGCCGGTGCCCTCATCTTCGGTAT GCTAGGTAAAACAACTACCACCGAGTTTGCTGCTATCCATGTCGGCCCCAAGACCCACAATCCTCATGATCCTCTACGCACTCCGGGCGGATCATCCAGCGGCTCCGGAGCTGCTGTTGCCGATTTCCAAGCCCCCATGGCCCTTGGGACACAGACAGGCGGATCCATGATTCGTCCTGCATCATTCAATGGGATTTATGGGTTCAAGCCAACCTGGAACTCTGTATCTCGCGAAGGTCAGAAGATATACGCTCTGATGTACGACACTCTTGGATGGTATGGACGATGTGTCGAAGATCTGGTCCTTCTGGCCGATGTCTTTGCTCTtcaagatgacgaagacgaagatcGTTCTTTTCAAGGCATCGTAGGGGCACGTTTCGCAATCTGTAAGACGAGCATCTGGCCAATGGCTGGTCCTGGAACCCAAGACGCTCTCGCCCGCGCTGCAGATCTTCTCAGATCCCATGGCGCAGAAGTAcatgagcttgagcttccttCGGCATTCGATGATGTGCCAGAGTGGTATCGTATTGGGCTTCACACCGAGGGCCGTACCTCTTTCCTACCAGAGTATAGAGTTGGAAAAGACCAAATCGGCCAAGTCTTGATTGAGCACGTCGAGAACTCCGACAATTTCACTCGCAAGACGCAACTGATGGCTAGCGACAAATTGGCTGCCATGAGGCCTGTCTTCGACTTTATTGCCTCGCAGTATGCAGCTATCATCACGCCGAGTGTACCGGATGAGGCCCCCGTTGGTCTGGAGAGTACAGGAAGCCATGTTTTCTGCGCGATGTGGAGC GGCCTTCATGTCCCAGTCCTGAATGTGCCAGGCTTCAAGGGTGACCACGGCATGCCCATCGGCCTCTCCCTCGTCGCACCGCGATATCGCGACCGTCACCTCTTGGAGGTTGGCAAGGCGGTCGGTGAAATTTTCGAAGCCGAAGGCGGTTGGGAGACCAAGATTgaataa
- a CDS encoding Alpha/Beta hydrolase protein has product MASTEATEAEQELFFVSLNQDKPITVILLHGLLNSHLEWSYVIPYLSDYHILAPDISGHSQSRNILPANISSSAERVTVLIRRHAHGGRAHVVGLSMGAFITLRISRQHPELVLSAIVTAGHPMEGHWAWVARYPSITYYAMLVLLELVPTWLYMLVAVKGRGMRRHEELLEEMRHNRRWEVIRAVDTGLLELKWEDIRMLPVKTLAIAAEGIDDAEAVRRMGREMPVEGSLGAVVRGAVHTWNLQKPKLFSDVIRAWIEQSALPASLEILK; this is encoded by the coding sequence ATGGCATCGACAGAAGCGACCGAGGCAGAGCAAGAGCTCTTCTTTGTCAGTCTCAACCAAGACAAACCAATCACAGTGATACTTTTACATGGCCTACTTAACTCACATCTTGAGTGGTCCTACGTGATTCCTTACCTATCCGATTATCACATCCTCGCCCCCGATATCAGCGGTCATTCTCAATCCCGCAATATTCTCCCTGCGAATATCTCCAGCTCCGCAGAGCGGGTGACCGTGCTCATCCGGCGGCACGCACATGGCGGCCGGGCCCACGTTGTCGGCCTCTCCATGGGTGCTTTCATCACTCTCCGTATCAGCCGGCAACATCCGGAGCTGGTCCTCTCTGCCATTGTCACCGCGGGGCACCCCATGGAGGGCCACTGGGCATGGGTTGCCCGCTATCCGAGCATCACCTACTACGCTATGTTAGTGCTTCTCGAACTGGTACCGACATGGCTGTATATGCTCGTGGCTGTCAAAGGTCGCGGCATGCGTCGCCATGAAGAACTACTAGAAGAGATGCGACACAATAGGAGATGGGAAGTGATTCGTGCTGTGGACACGGGACTGTTGGAGCTCAAATGGGAAGATATCAGGATGCTGCCAGTGAAGACGCTGGCGATTGCGGCAGAAGGcattgacgatgctgaggCGGTGAGGAGAATGGGTAGGGAAATGCCCGTCGAGGGTTCACTGGGTGCGGTAGTCAGAGGAGCAGTGCATACATGGAATTTGCAAAAGCCAAAGCTATTTTCTGATGTGATTAGAGCGTGGATTGAGCAAAGCGCGTTGCCTGCCAGTTTGGAGATCTTGAAGTGA
- a CDS encoding cytidylyltransferase family-domain-containing protein translates to MARPKRGVRFPNRNGSDGRRSSFSSEDGGSPTKLKSQSSGQLETVDEPSQKQPAVSEKQAEYEKKKANFITRTFWTFVMFALFFAALFMGHIYIICIITAVQIVSFKEVIAIANVPSRARSLRSTKSLNWYWLATTMYFLYGETVIYYFKHIILVDKVLLPLATHHRFISFILYVFGFVFFVTSLQAGHYKFQFTNFAWTHMALYLIVVQAHFIMNNVFEGMIWFFLPAALVITNDIFAYICGILFGRTQLIKLSPKKTVEGFVGAWIMTIIFAMLLSSIMMRSKYFICPVNDLGANIFTGLQCDPNPVFLPKTYELPELFFLPDTANFSVTIAPMQIHALNLATFASLIAPFGGFFASGLKRTFKIKDFGDSIPGHGGITDRMDCQFIMGFFAYMYFHTFIAIHKVSLGSVLETAITSLNPDEQLELVKGMGHYLRNQGILAEDVSACF, encoded by the exons ATGGCTCGTCCAAAGAGAGGGGTTAGGTTCCCCAATCGCAACGGCTCTGATGGACGAAGATCAAGCTTCAGCAGCGAGGATGGTGGCTCTCccaccaagctcaagtccCAATCCTCGGGACAGCTGGAAACAGTGGACGAG CCCTCACAGAAGCAGCCAGCAGTTAGCGAAAAGCAAGCCGAGTacgaaaagaaaaaggccaACTTCATAACGCGCACTTTCTGGACCTTTGTCATGTTTGCGCTCTTCTTCGCCGCGCTCTTCATGGGCCACATCTACATCATCTGCATCATCACCGCTGTCCAGATCGTCTCCTTCAAAGAAGTCATCGCCATTGCCAATGTTCCCAGCCGTGCCCGCTCCCTACGATCTACTAAGAGTCTCAACTGGTACTGGCTGGCGACTACCATGTACTTCCTCTATGGCGAGACGGTCATCTACTACTTCAAGCATATCATTCTGGTTGACAAGGTCCTGTTACCTCTGGCCACTCACCACCGCTTCATCAGCTTCATTCTCTATGTGTTCG gcttcgtcttctttgtCACATCTCTCCAAGCTGGACACTACAAGTTTCAGTTCACCAACTTTGCCTGGACACACATGGCTCTGTACCTCATTGTGGTCCAGGCTCATTTCATCATGAACAATGTCTTTGAGGGCATGATCTGGTTCTTCCTGCCCGCTGCTCTGGTCATCACCAACGATATCTTTGCTTACATCTGCGGTATCCTTTTCGGACGCACCCAGCTCATCAAACTGTCTCCCAAGAAGACCGTCGAGGGTTTCGTCGGTGCTTGGATCATGACCATCATTTTCGCCATGCTCCTCTCCAGCATCATGATGCGATCCAAGTATTTCATCTGCCCTGTTAACGACTTGGGCGCCAACATCTTCACTGGTCTTCAGTGTGACCCCAACCCGGTCTTCCTTCCCAAGACCTACGAGCTACCCGAGTTGTTCTTCCTCCCCGATACTGCGAACTTCTCCGTTACTATTGCTCCCATGCAGATTCATGCCCTCAACTTGGCTACCTTTGCCTCTCTGATCGCTCCCTTTGGCGGATTCTTCGCTTCAGGTCTCAAGCGCActttcaagatcaaggactTCGGCGACTCTATCCCCGGACACGGAGGTATCACTGACCGCATGGACTGCCAGTTCATCATGGGTTTCTTCGCTTACATGTACTTCCACACCTTCATTGCCATCCACAAGGtcagccttggcagcgtTCTGGAGACCGCAatcaccagcctcaaccCCGATGAGCAACTCGAGCTCGTCAAGGGAATGGGCCATTATCTCCGAAACCAAGGCATCCTAGCTGAAGACGTAAGTGCCTGCTTCTAA
- a CDS encoding fungal chitosanase of glycosyl hydrolase group 75-domain-containing protein, whose protein sequence is MGSLRFLLFASIATLVSCRDVPDNIKVFKQSIIKQGSCNDTLAEGFHSADGDDGSYVYCGDHLKDYNVIYLQGTKGKLVNMDIDCDGVQGSSADDGRCGSSGDTQSVTSFQDQLKSYGTDQKDLDANIHPYVVFGNVGTKKNWPTFDAQKHGIKPLSVMAVVCGDKMFYGIWGDENGDDGDEAMVGEASISLATACFGDDMNGDNGHDEDDVLYIAFPGSDAVPGEDGADWDAKNFKDFEESLGGVGDKLVARIEDTDSGASCLWPGTWGMGLLVASAMAAMVV, encoded by the exons ATGGGTTCCCTTCGATTTCTCCTTTTCGCATCGATCGCCACTCTAGTTTCCTGTCGCGATGTCCCCGATAACATCAAGGTTTTCAAACAGAGCATCATAAAACAAGGCTCTTGCAATGATACTCTCGCAGAAGGATTCCACAGCGCCGACGGCGACGACGGCT CATACGTCTACTGCGGCGATCATCTCAAAGATTACAATGTGATATATCTACAGGGCACCAAAGGCAAGCTCGTCAACATGGACATCGACTGCGATGGAGTCCAGGGCAGTTCTGCAGATGATGGACGCTGTGGCTCATCAGGCGACACACAATCTGTCACGTCTTTTCAAGACCAGCTCAAGTCGTATGGCACGGATCAGAAGGACCTAGATGCCAATATCCATCCTTACGTGGTGTTCGGAAACGTGGGTACGAAGAAGAACTGGCCAACTTTTGATGCGCAAAAGCACGGCATCAAGCCATTGAGTGTGATGGCTGTTGTATGCGGCGACAAAATG TTTTACGGCATCTGGGGCGACGAgaatggcgatgatggtgatgaagcaATGGTCGGAGAGGCCTCCATCTCCCTTGCAACGGCTTGCTTCGGCGATGACATGAACGGCGACAATGGccacgatgaagatgatgtatTGTATATCGCCTTCCCTGGTAGCGACGCTGTGCCAGGAGAAGACGGTGCCGACTGGGACGCGAAAAACTTCAAAGACTTCGAAGAGAGTCTCGGTGGTGTTGGAGATAAGTTGGTCGCTCGAATCGAGGACACCGATAGTGGTGCCTCTTGCTTGTGGCCTGGTACATGGGGAATG GGTCTACTCGTCGCCTCGGCTATGGCTGCCATGGTGGTTTGA
- a CDS encoding Metallo-dependent phosphatase-like protein, protein MVKDTAPAEAGEPTAEPQVTYASGRVEHQGQADSPPDLRLIHYNDVYHLDPSSAEPVGGLPRFISVCRQYQEGEQFKDQPKALTLFSGDVFNPSLESTVTKGQHMVPVLDLIGTDCSCVGNHDFDFGVKQFEHLSSQNKFPWLLANVIDHDIGGDTPIGHAKKTHMITTSNGIKVGLIGLGEREWLETINSLPPNLEYRSATAVAKELVPKLREDGAEIIVCLSHMREPNDNKLAEQTEGLIDIILGGHDHFYAHSLINGTHVLRSGTDFKNLSYIEARRKEDDPSKWDFDIWRRDIVSSIEEDPSTLKTVDELTSKLNQSLARPIGYTATPLDARFSTVRLKESNIGNFVCDVMRQHHGADCTIMASGTIRGDQIYPPGAIRIKDITTCFPFEDPVVLLRVTGQAIFDALENSVAMYPALEGRFPQVSNIRFEFDPSRPRGERVLWAEIGGKPYEPEKLYVLCTRGYMGRGKDGFTSLLVKSEGGQAEEIIEEENGILISAMLRQYFMGLLTVGRWKNLAQHWVKVAQKCETPVSPVRTTFNVDFPNLKSVAENLPKDKRTESVKKDAKDPWGRFLKRRFSINMKPHDDNETSDEELHEKDREEEEFEDPDGARLDFEILLMRKFFTKWALKAKVKTSICDPLKEGEYTVDWTTCIAPVVDGRIIMTGASTPKN, encoded by the exons ATGGTCAAAGACACTGCCCCCGCAGAGGCCGGAGAGCCCACTGCGGAACCTCAAGTCACCTACGCCTCAGGTCGTGTCGAGCATCAGGGCCAAGCTGATTCACCTCCGGATTTGAGGCTGATTCACTACAACGACGTCTATCACTTGGACCCTTCGAGTGCTGAGCCTGTGGGTGGTCTGCCAAGATTTATCAGCGTATGCCGCCAGTACCAGGAAGGCGAGCAGTTCAAGGATCAGCCTAAAGCCCTGACGCTCTTTTCTGGAGATGTCTTTAACCCCAGCTTGGAGAGTACCGTGACCAAGG GTCAACACATGGTTCCCGTTCTTGATCTGATTGGAACGGACTGCTCTTGTGTAGGG AACCACGACTTCGATTTTGGTGTCAAGCAGTTTGAGCACCTCTCAAGTCAGAACAAGTTCCCGTGGCTGCTCGCAAACGTCATCGACCATGATATCGGCGGTGACACACCGATTGGCCATGCGAAGAAGACACATATGATCACCACTTCGAATGGCATCAAGGTTGGTCTCATCGGTTTGGGTGAGAGAGAGTGGCTTGAGACCATCAACAGTCTACCGCCCAATCTGGAGTACAGATCCGCCACCGCCGTTGCCAAAGAGCTCGTCCCGAAGTTGCGGGAGGACGGTGCAGAGATCATTGTCTGTCTAAGCCATATGCGAGAACCCAATGACAACAAGTTGGCAGAACAGACAGAAGGACTCATCGATATCATACTCGGCGGGCACGACCATTTCTATGCCCACAGCCTCATCAATGGGACTCACGTGCTTCGATCTGGTACCGACTTCAAGAACCTGAGTTACATCGAGGCCCGTCGCAAGGAAGATGACCCTTCCAAGTGGGATTTTGACATCTGGCGAAGAGATATTGTTTCGTCTATCGAGGAAGACCCTTCAACACTAAAAACGGTAGATGAACTCACCTCCAAACTCAACCAGTCGCTGGCAAGACCTATTGGATACACAGCTACACCTCTGGATGCTCGTTTCAGCACAGTTCGCCTTAAGGAGTCTAACATCGGTAACTTTGTGTGCGATGTCATGAGACAGCATCATGGCGCTGATTGCACAATCATGGCATCTGGTACTATCCGTGGAGACCAAATCTACCCCCCAGGTGCGATTCGCATCAAGGATATCACGACCTGCTTTCCATTCGAGGACCCTGTCGTGTTGCTCAGAGTGACAGGTCAAGCTATCTTCGACGCGCTTGAGAACAGTGTAGCTATGTATCCTGCTCTGGAAGGTCGATTTCCCCAGGTTTCCAACATTCGATTCGAGTTTGATCCCTCCCGACCTAGAGGGGAGAGAGTGTTGTGGGCGGAAATTGGTGGAAAGCCGTATGAGCCGGAGAAACTCTATGTGCTCTGTACCCGAGGATACATGGGACGAGGAAAGG ATGGTTTCACCAGCTTGCTGGTCAAGTCTGAGGGTGGACAAGCGGAGGAGATTATCGAGGAAGAAAATGGCATTCTTATCTCGGCCATGCTCCGTCAGTACTTCATGGGTCTTTTGACAGTAGGACGATGGAAGAATCTTGCGCAACATTGGGTCAAGGTTGCCCAAAAATGCGAGACCCCCGTCTCACCCGTCCGAACCACTTTCAACGTCGACTTTCCCAACCTCAAGTCTGTAGCAGAGAATTTACCCAAGGACAAACGCACCGAAAGTGTGAAAAAGGACGCAAAAGACCCCTGGGGCAGGTTCCTCAAACGCCGCTTCAGCATCAATATGAAGCCCCATGACGACAACGAAACCAGCGACGAGGAACTTCATGAGAAGGACCgcgaggaggaagagttTGAGGATCCCGACGGCGCGAGACTCGACTTCGAGATTCTCTTGATGCGCAAGTTCTTCACGAAGTGGGCGCTCAAGGCAAAGGTCAAGACTAGTATCTGTGATCCTCTCAAAGAGGGCGAGTACACGGTTGATTGGACAACCTGCATTGCTCCGGTGGTCGACGGACGAATTATCATGACCGGAGCTTCTACACCAAAAAATTAG